A single window of Dermacentor albipictus isolate Rhodes 1998 colony chromosome 1, USDA_Dalb.pri_finalv2, whole genome shotgun sequence DNA harbors:
- the LOC135912127 gene encoding cuticle protein 16.8-like isoform X1, with translation MDGDGVVFRCYASRTASCTTCFSNVAFNEEDGNALLACLFSCVFAEQRYSDPGYFYDSFQGPLLAAAATPGVAAAEPVYPPQPYSFGYDNLDEYGSRSYHNEKSDANNVKTGSYGYRDANGIYRRVTYIADANGYRATIDTNEPGTAPGSSADAVFNARPIRVADGAKSASAPVPVYVAPAPYGVSHNRYGARIPWFS, from the exons atggatggtgacggcgttgtatttcgatgttatgcgagtcgtacagcgtcttgtacgacgtgtttcagcaacgttgcttttaatgaAGAGGACGGCAAT GCTCTTCTGGCTTGCCTCTTCTCCTGTGTCTTTGCCGAGCAAAGGTACAGTGATCCCGGCTACTTTTATGACAGCTTCCAGGGACCTCTCCTAGCTGCTGCAGCCACACCGGGTGTAGCGGCAGCTGAACCAGTCTAT CCACCGCAGCCCTACAGTTTTGGCTATGACAACCTCGACGAGTACGGATCGAGGAGCTACCACAACGAGAAGAGTGACGCAAACAATGTGAAGACAGGATCGTACGGCTACCGAGACGCCAATGGCATATACAGACGGGTCACATACATCGCCGACGCCAATGGCTACCGCGCTACCATCGACACTAACGAGCCCGGCACAGCTCCGGGATCCAGCGCCGACGCGGTGTTCAATGCAAGACCAATTCGCGTTGCCGATGGGGCGAAATCTGCATCGGCTCCCGTGCCGGTCTACGTTGCCCCTGCCCCATACGGCGTCTCTCACAATCGCTACGGTGCTCGCATCCCGTGGTTTTCATGA
- the LOC135912127 gene encoding cuticle protein 10.9-like isoform X2, with translation MTSVALLACLFSCVFAEQRYSDPGYFYDSFQGPLLAAAATPGVAAAEPVYPPQPYSFGYDNLDEYGSRSYHNEKSDANNVKTGSYGYRDANGIYRRVTYIADANGYRATIDTNEPGTAPGSSADAVFNARPIRVADGAKSASAPVPVYVAPAPYGVSHNRYGARIPWFS, from the exons ATGACCTCAGTC GCTCTTCTGGCTTGCCTCTTCTCCTGTGTCTTTGCCGAGCAAAGGTACAGTGATCCCGGCTACTTTTATGACAGCTTCCAGGGACCTCTCCTAGCTGCTGCAGCCACACCGGGTGTAGCGGCAGCTGAACCAGTCTAT CCACCGCAGCCCTACAGTTTTGGCTATGACAACCTCGACGAGTACGGATCGAGGAGCTACCACAACGAGAAGAGTGACGCAAACAATGTGAAGACAGGATCGTACGGCTACCGAGACGCCAATGGCATATACAGACGGGTCACATACATCGCCGACGCCAATGGCTACCGCGCTACCATCGACACTAACGAGCCCGGCACAGCTCCGGGATCCAGCGCCGACGCGGTGTTCAATGCAAGACCAATTCGCGTTGCCGATGGGGCGAAATCTGCATCGGCTCCCGTGCCGGTCTACGTTGCCCCTGCCCCATACGGCGTCTCTCACAATCGCTACGGTGCTCGCATCCCGTGGTTTTCATGA